AGCAAGCGAAGCGATTGCCTTCTGAACAGGTGACAGCGAACTGGTCGACCGCTCCTGGATCTCTTCCATCCGGTCGGAGACACCGCTGAGCGCGTCGGAGAGGCGCTTCTGCTGCTCGTTACGCTCCGTTTCGATGCTCTGCTCGAGGTCACGCAGCGAGCGTTCCTGGCGGGCCTGAAGGCGTTGGGAAACGCTGGAAACCTGTTCGCCAACCTGCTCGATCGCCTTTGCGCTGCGCTTCTCGCTTTCGTCGACGCGCGCTTCGAACTGTTCGGCCATCTGCTTCAATTCGGCGCTGAACTTCTCAAGCATGGCATCGCCCTGCCCGCCGGCGTTGCCGAGCTGGAGCGTCACCTCATGCGAAAGCGCGTGCATGTCCGCACGGACTGCTTCGATCTGGGCGGCGTAGTCTCGGTCCTCGACCTGCTGGATACGTTTGCCGAGATGGTCGGAAATCTGGCGCACAGCTTTCTGGACCGCAGCAATCTTTTCGGGCGCTACTGCGTTACGCGCGGCAGTGTCGACCTGACCGCGCAGCGCGGCAAGTTCGCTGAGAGCCTTGTCGTGATTGGCTTCCATACGCTCACGCAGGTCCGCAAACGCTTTCGGGGATACGGCATCTTTGGCCTCGAAGCGCTGGCGCAGCGTTTCGAGGGCGGCTTGCGATGCGTTCCAGTTGGTCTCGACACGCTTGGCGAGGTCATCAACAGACGTCCGCGACGTGCGGCCTGAAGACTCCATGTCCTGGCGGAGCGTCGCGATGGCAGCGAGCGCGTTGGAATCCTTGCGGTCGACGGCGTCGGCGAGGTTGGAGAGCGAGTCCTTCAGCGCATCGATCTGTTCCGGGCGCGCCGAACGTGTGGCGGCGGCGTCGATTTCGCTGGCGAGCTTCTGGCGTGTGCTTTCAATGGACGCGCGAAGTTCTTCGGAAAGGCCTTCGAAGCGGCTTTCGAACTGTCTGCGAAGCGCCATTGCGGTATCTGGTAGCGCCGTATCAGCGAGCGCGCTGACGCGCTCACTCAGAGCACCGAACGTCTTGTCGACCTTGTCGAGAGCTTCATTGGTCTGGGCTTCGGCCCTGTCGAGACGGGCCTGCAGCGCCTCCACCAGGCTTTCCATCGACGTCAGCGATTTACTGGTCGTGGTCTCGACTGTGTCGAGACGGGTGGTGACGTCATCAAGGCGTGCAAGACGCTGGGCAACATTGGTTTCAAGGTCGCTGAAGCGTCCGGACAGGTGCTTCGTTGCGCCTTCGGTGCGAAGCTCAGCCTGCTCGATCTTTTTTGCGAGGCGGTTCGCAGCTTCGTCCAGTGTCTTGTCGATACGGCCTTCAACGTTTGATACGCGTCCGCCAAGCTCTTCAAGGCCGGTTTCCACGCGCCTGCGCATATCCGCCGAATTATCTTTCTGGCGGGAGCTTTCCTCATGGATATGAGAAGCGAGTTTGCCGAGCGCGCGCTCAAGCGACTTCAGCGCTTTCACATCACGGCGGCCATCGCCGCCATGCTCGAGCGATTCCAGTTTCGAGCGCAGGGCGTCATGGGTCGAGCGGATATCCTCGATCACTGTCTCGTAATTGTTCGAAAGGCCATCGGTGCGGCGTTGCGCATCTTCGAGGCGTTCGGTGAGGCTCATGATCGAGCGGTCGATGCCGCTGAGCGCTACGGCGGAGCGCGCTTCGACGGCTTCAAGCCGGCCGAGCAGATCGCGGACGAGGCCTGCAGAGCCCGCCCCCGGATAGTCGCCGCCGCCATCGCCGCCGCCTGCTGCGAGGCGCGGCGCATCGCCCGAGCGTGTGCTCGCGCCCGAACCGCCAACGGTGCCACCGGGGCCGTCGGTCTCCATCTTGAGCATACGGTTAATGTATTCGCCGATGGTCAGGCCCTCTTCACGGGCCGCTTCCCGTGCGGCTTCGCGCGCGCGCTCGTCGCTCCCCTTCACGCTCCAGGGCCCGTAGTTTGACATACGCGAACTCCTCAATTCCGGGGCAGCACTTCTGCAGAAAGCGCATGCCGGATCACCGCATTGATCCACCGATGCCGAGGTTCGTCTTAAAAGGTCGTTAAAATGGTAAACAGAATGGCCAGATCGATTCAGACATCAGCAGCTGACGCTGCGGAGGGGCTTTACTCTGACGCAAAGGTAAGGCTAACGTTGACGTATACGTAAATAACAAAATCAGGAGGAAGTCATGCCAGACACAGCTACATCCCTTTCGATCTCCGAAAGCCGGACCTACTCGATTTCTGAGCTCGCACGCGAGTTCGGCATCACGCCGCGCGCGCTGCGCTTCTATGAGGACAAGGACATGCTGCACCCTGCCCGGGACGGCATGACCCGCGTCTACTCCCACCGCGACCGCGCCCGCGTCACGATCATCGTTCGGATGAAGCGCCTCGGCCTGCCGCTAGCTGACATCCGCGAAATCCTCGACCTGTACGGCCTTGGCGACAATGAGCGCGCCCAGAAGCGCAAGACGCTCGAGAAGTTCCGCAACCAGGTCAAGGAATTCGAAAACCAGCGCGAAGACATCGAGATCGCTCTCGGCGAACTCCAGAAGGGTATCGACTGGCTCGAGAACGATCTTGCCAAGATCGGCCCGGCCAATGACCAGGCCCGCAATGTTGCGGCATATGATGCCGTCGCCCGCAAACAGCTGGACGACGCGTAAGCCACGCGTAAAATCCGCGTAGAACCAAGGTAACCGGCCCGTCTTCGCGATGGGCCGGTTGCATTGCAATTTCAGACTGAAGAGAGCTTTCACGAATGCCACGCTATGACGCGCCGATCCGGGACATGAAATTCATCTTCCACGATGTGCTGGCCCTGCAGAACTATTCCAACCTCGATGGCTTTGCTGATGCGACCCCGGACATTGTCGATCAGATCCTGGAAACGAGCGGCAAGTTCGCAAGTGAAGTCCTCTTCCCGCTGAACAGCGTTGGCGACAAGCAAGGCTGCAAGCGCGCCGAAGACGCTTCCGTGAAGACGCCAGACGGCTTTCCGGACGCCTATAAGCAATTCGTCGAAAATGGCTGGCCGCTCCTGTCGAAGACGCCGGAGATGGGCGGACAGGGCCTTCCTCATGCGCTGTCCATCGCCGTCAGCGAGATGATGTCTGCCGCCAATATGGCGTTTGCCATGTATCCGGGCCTGACCTCTGGCGCCTATGAGGCGCTTATGGCTGGCGGCTCTGACGAGCAGAAGCAGACCTATGGCCCAAAAATGGCGACCGGCGAGTGGGCCGGCACCATGAACCTGACGGAGCCGCAATGCGGCACCGATCTTGGCCTCATCAAGACGAAAGCCGTGCCGCAGGGCGACGGCTCCTACAAGCTGTCTGGCCAGAAAATCTGGATTTCAGGCGGTGAGCAGGACCTCACCGAGAACATCGTCCACCTCGTGCTCGCCCGCATCGAAGGCGCGCCAGAGGGCATCAAGGGTATCTCGCTCTTCGTCGTGCCGAAATACTTCGTCAATGAGGACGGATCGCTGGGTGAGCGCAACAAGGTCTCCTGCGGCGGCCTTGAAGAGAAGATGGGCATTCACGGCAATGCCACCTGCGTGATGAACTATGACGAGGCGACCGGCTGGCTGGTCGGCGACGAGCATAAAGGCATGCGCACCATGTTCATCATGATGAACGAAGCACGCCTTGGCGTCGGTATGCAGGGCCTCGCCCAGGCAGAGGTCGCCTATCAGAACGCCGCTGACTTTGCCCGCGAGCGCCTGCAGAGCCGTGCGCTCTCCGGCCCGAAAGCGCCGGAGAAGCCTGCCGACCCGATCATCGTGCACCCGGATGTGCGCCGGATGCTGATGGACACGCGCGCCTTTATCGAAGGCGCCCGCATGTTCAGCTACTGGACGGCGTTGCACGGCGACCTTCTGCACAAATCACCTGACGAGAAAGTGCGCGAGAAGGCAGGCGACTATATGGCGCTGATGACGCCAGTGGTGAAAGCCTTCCTGACCGATCGCGGCCTCAAGGCCTGCAATGACGCGCTGCAGCTACATGGCGGCACCGGCTTCACCAAGGACCAGGGCGTCGAGCAGTATGTTCGCGATGTGCGCATCGCCCTCATCTATGAGGGCACGAACGGTATTCAGGCGCTCGATCTCGTCGGCCGGAAGCTGGCGGCCAATGGCGGACGCGCTGTCTTTACTTTCTTCGCAGAGCTCGACGACTTCATTGCCGAAAATGAGGGCGATGGGGAGCTGAAGCCGTTCATCGACGCCCTCAGCGCTGCCAAGGGTGAGCTTCAGGAAGCGACCAGCTGGCTGATGCAGAACGGCATGAGCGACTTCAACAATGCCGGTGCCGCCTCCATGGATTATCTGGAGCTGTTCGGCCTGACGGCGCTTGGCTATATGTGGGCCAAGATGGCGAAGACCGCAATCGCAAAGCGCGGCAGCGACCCGTTCTATGACGACAAGCTCGTCACAGGACGGTATTATATCAGCCGTATCCTCCCAGAGACGTCGGCCCACCTGGCCAAGCTGAAAACCGGCGCAGAGCCCCTTATGGCGCTCGCGGCTGACCGGTTCTGATTTTCAGCCCCGAAGCCCGTCACCAAACGGGTTTCGGGGCTGCTAAAACTAGCGCGGCCTGACGCGGCGTGAGGACTCGTCCCGCAAGAGGACGGGCCTTATAAGATTGACGTGAACGTAAACGACAACTTGTCGATGCAGACGCGATAAGAGGGAGATATCGATGCAGGACGTGCTGAACGTACCACCAGCAAAATGGCGTGATGATGAGGAGATTTCGATCTTCTCCGACGCCGTCGGCCAGTTCTTTGAGCGCGAGTGCAAGCCGCACGTCGAAGAGTGGCGCAAGCAGGGTTACGTGCCCCGCGAGATGTGGAAGAAGGCAGGCGAAGCCGGTCTCCTCTGCGCGTCTATTTCTGAGGAACATGGTGGCGCAGGCGGCGATTTCCGCCATGAAGCGGTGATCATTGAACAGCAGCAGTGGAAGGGTATCGACGGCTTCGGCATCACCCTGCACAACGCGATCATCGCCCCTTACATCGAGACGTTCGGCTCTGAAGAGCAGAAGAAGAAGTGGCTGCCACGCCTTGCTTCCGGTGACCTCATCGCTGCCATCGCCATGACAGAGCCGGGCACCGGCTCTGACCTTCAGGCGGTGAAGACGACGGCGACGAAGGACGGCAATCACTATGTCATCAATGGCTCGAAGACCTTCATCTCGAACGGCCAGACGGCGAACCTGATTGTCACCGTCGCCAAGACCGACCCAAGCAAGGGCGCCAAGGGTATCTCTCTCGTCGTTGTCGAAACCGACGAGGTCGAAGGCTTCGAGCGCGGCCGCAATCTTGAGAAGATCGGCCAGAAGGCGTCCGACACGTCAGAACTTTTCTTCAATGATGTGCGCGTGCCGACCTCAAACCTGCTCGGCCCAGAAGAGGGCCAGGGTTTCGTCCAGCTGATGACGAAGCTGCCGCAGGAGCGTCATGTCATCGGCCTGCAGGGCGTTGGCATGATCGAGCGCGCGATTGCCGAAACCACCGCTTATGTGAAGCAGCGCAAAGCCTTTGGCGGCACGATCTGGGATTTCCAGAACACGCAGTTCAAGCTGGCAGAGTGCAAGACCGAAGCGACAGTTGCCAAGGTCTTCGCAGACCACTGCACGCAGCTGCTGATCGAGAACAAGCTCGATGCGGCGACGGCGTCGATGTCGAAATACTGGATCTCTGATCTGCAGTGCAAGATCATCGACGAGTGCCTGCAGCTTCACGGCGGCTATGGCTACATGGACGAGTACCCGATCGGCCAGATGTATGCCGATGCACGCGTCCAGCGCATCTATGGCGGCGCGAACGAAGTCATGAAAATGCTCATCGCGCGGACGATGTAGCGCAGATGATACGCTGGCTCGGCATAGCGTCCATTATCCTCGGGATCATCTCGGTCCTGATGGGGGCGTATGTCGAGTTTGGCCGACCAGACGCGGGTGTCAGCGGATTTGCGCCGATCGCGCTCGGCCTCGGCTCGCTCGTGATCGGCCTCATCGTCTACCGCCAGTCCAAACACCTGAATAAATGAATGTCCTGAAAGGAGCTTAATCCAAATGACTGAAGCCTATATCTACGACGCTGTGCGCACGCCGCGCGGCAAAGGCAAGCAGAGCGGTTCGCTGCACGAAATCACCTCGCTCTCGCTGGCCACGCAGGCGCTCCAGGCGATCCGTGACCGCAACGAGCTCGACACCAACTATGTCGATGACGTGGTCCTCGGCTGTGTGTCGCCTGTCGGCGAACAGGGCGGCGACATTGCCCGTATCGCCGTGCTGAATGCCGAGTATGCCGAAACGACCGCTGGTGTTCAGGTCGACCGTTTCTGCGCCTCGGGCCTTGAGGCCTGTAACATGGCAGCAGCCAAGGTCATGACCGGCGAAGCCGACATGGCAATTGGCGGCGGCGTCGAAGCAATGTCGCGCGTTCCAATGGGCGCAGCTGGTGGTGCCTGGTCGTCCGACCCGTCCATCGCGATCAAGTCCTACTTCGCCCCGCAGGGCGTCGGCGCAGACACGATTGCGACCAAGTGGGGCTTCTCACGCGATGATGTCGACGCTTATGCCGTCGAGTCGCAGAAGCGCGCGGCAGCTGCCTGGAAAGAAGGCCGCTTCTCCAAGTCCATCGTTCCTGTGAAGGACCAGATGGGCGCGATCATCCTCGATCATGACGAGCATATGCGTCCTGACGCAGACATGCAGTCGCTCGCAGGACTCAACCCATCCTTCGCAGGCATGGGCGGCATGGGCTTCGACGAGGTCATCAAGCAGCGCTATCCAGAGCTGGAAAAGATCGACCACGTCCACCACGCCGGCAACTCCTCGGGTATCGTTGACGGTGCATCCGCGGTGCTTTTCGGCTCCAAGGAAATGGGTGAACGTCTTGGCCTCAAACCACGTGCCCGCATCAAATCCATGGCTTCGATCGGTTCTGAGCCAGCCATCATGCTGACCGGCCCGACGGCTGTGTCCAAGAAGGCGCTCAAGAAGGCGGGCATGGAAGTCGGCGACATCGACATCTACGAGCTTAACGAAGCTTTCGCCTCGGTTCCGATGCTGATGATGCACCTGCTTGGCATTCCGCATGAGAAGATGAATGTAAATGGCGGCGCCATTGCATTCGGTCACCCGCTTGGCGCGACCGGCGGCATGCTGCTTGGCACCATGGTCGACGAGCTTGAGCGTTCCGACAAGGAAACCGCACTCGTCACGCTCTGTGTGGGCGCCGGCATGGGTACGGCTACGATCATTGAGCGTGTCTAGATGAGCAATGAGGCGTTCCAGAAAGGCCTGCCTGTTGGCATAGCCGTTGGCGTGGCGATCGGTGCCGCGTTCGGGGCTGCGCTCGGCAATATGGCCTTCATGGGCGCCGGCATTGCCATCGGCATCGCGCTTGCCCCTGCTTTCGGCAAGGGGCAGCTCGATCAAAAAGACCCTGAAGAGAAGACGGACGAAGACGGCCCACAGGGCTGAGCTTCAAGAGGAAACACAAGATGGAACTCGAAACATTCAAATTCGACATTGACGGCGATGGCATTGCGCACGCCGCATTCGACGTGCCGGGCCGCAGTATGAACACGCTGACCGGTCAGGCCGTTCAGGACATCATCGCAATCGCCAAAGAGGTTGCCAGCAACGACAAGATCAAGGGCCTCGTCCTTTCATCGGGCAAGCCTTCCGGCTTCTGCGCCGGTGCAGACCTTGGCGAAATGGGCAACCGTGCAGGGGCGGCAGACAGCTCCAGCAAAAGCGAAGACGAGAAGCTGAAAGAGCGCTTCAATCAGGGCTTCGCCCTCAACAAGACGCTTCGTGAGCTTGAGACCTGCGGCAAGCCTGTGGCCTGCGCCCTGAATGGCCTCGCGCTCGGCGGCGGTCTCGAAGTGGCGCTGGCCTGTCACTACCGCGTTGCAGCCAATGACAATCCGAAGCAGCAATTCGGCCTGCCGGAGGCCAAGATCGGCCTCCTGCCGGGTGCGGGTGGCACGCAGCGCCTGCCACGCCTCGTCGGTGTTCAGGCAGCCCTGCCACTGATCCTTCAGGGCGAGAGCTTCGATGCTGAAAAAGGCAAGGCGATGGGCGTCATCCAGGAGCTCGCACCGGGTGCAGAGGTCGTGGAGAAAGCAAAGGCCTGGGTGAAAGCGAACCCGACCGCCAAGGCGCCATGGGACGAAAAAGGCTTCAAGGTTCCAGGCGGCGTGCCGCACAAGAGCCCGGGCGCCGGTCAGGTCATGACGATGGCGAACGCCATGCTTCACGCCAAGACCTATGGCAACTTCCCGGCTCAGAAGAACATCCTGTCCTGCGTCTATGAAGGCATTCAGGTGCCGATCGATGCAGGCCTCCGGATCGAGACGCGCTACTTCATCAACACCCAGTCGCGCCCTGAAGCCAAGGCGATGATCCGCTCGCTCTTCCTGTCGACGCAGGCCCTGTCCAAGGGCGGCAACCGTCCGGAAGGCTATCCGAAGACCGAGTTCAAGAAGATCGCGGTCATCGGTGCTGGCCTGATGGGTGCAGGCGTTGCCTATGTTCAGGCAAAAGCCGGCATCCCGACCGTGCTCGTCGATGTGTCCAAGGAAAACGCCGAGAAGGGCAAGGATTATTCCCGCCGTCTCGTCGAGAAGGACGTCTCACGCGGCAAGTCGACCAAGGAAAAGGGCGACAAGCTGCTCGACCTGATCACCACGACCGACAATTATGACGATGTGAAGGGCGCAGACCTGGTCATCGAGGCGGTCTTCGAGAACCAGGAACTGAAAGCGAAGATCACCGAGCAGGCCGAGGCTGTGCTGGGCGAAGATGCTGTCTTCGGGTCCAACACCTCGACCCTGCCGATCACCGGTCTCGCCAAGGCATCGAAACGCCCTGAGAACTTCATCGGCATCCACTTCTTCTCTCCTGTGGAGCGGATGGGTCTGGTTGAGATCATCTCTGGTGAGAAAACGTCCGAAGCGACGCTGGCCAAGGCGGTCGACTATGTCCTCGCCATCCGCAAGACGCCGATCGCGGTCAATGACAGCCGCGGCTTCTACACCTCGCGCTGCTTCGGCACCTATACGCGCGAAGGCATGGAAATGCTGGCCGAAGGCATCAAGCCGGCGATCATCGAGAATGTCGGGCGCCAGTCCGGCATGCCGATGGGCCCGCTGGAAGTGTCCGACTCCGTCGGTCTCGACACGGCCCTGAAAGTGACGCGTGCAACCGCAGAGGCGATGGGCGTCGACATCCAGAAGGATGACCGCACCCAGTTCCTTGCATGGCTCGTTGAAGACAGTGGCCGCGTTGGACGTAAGGCTGGCAAGGGCTTCTACGACTATAATGAGAAGGGCAAGCCAGAGCGCCTCTGGCCGGACCTCAACACCCGCATCGATGTGAAAGTCGATGAATGCCCGCCAGAGCTGAAGAAGCACTACATCAACCGCCTCCTGATCCGGCAGGCGATTGAGGTTGCCCGCTGCTTCGAGGAAGGCGTCATTACCGATGCACGCGATGCCGACATCGGCTCTATCCTCGCCTGGGGCTTTGCGCCTTATACGGGCGGCTGCTGTTCCTATGTGGATCTCGTCTGGGGCATCAAAGCCTTTGTCGAGGAAGCCACGAAAATGGAAGAGAAGTATGGTGAGCGCTTCAAGGTGCCTGAACTTCTGAAAGACATGGCTGCCAAGGGTGAAAGCTTCTATGACCGCTTCCCACCGGGCGGCGTGAAGGCAAAAGTCGCCGCATAAGCAGCGGCTCACAAAATAAAAGCAGAAGGCCGGGGCAGTTGCCTCGGCCTTTTCTTTTTTAATTACAATAACTTACAATGAATACAACTGAAGTATAAATTTTTAATCGGTACTATTCCCTATTACCCCTTATGGATGTGTGTTCCACATGAGAGGCGCGTGACAGGGGAATCTCATGGCCAGACCAGCCGGCGTCAAGAATCAGGACTATGAAGAAAAGCGCGCCGCGCTCCTCGATGCGATGATCGGCCATGTCGAGCGTGAGGACGTCGTCCAACCGTCTCTGCGCCAGCTCGCCATTGCCGCTGGTGTGTCTGATATCAATCTCAAACACTATTTCGGAGATCGCCGCGGTGTGGTGATCGCGCTTTTCAAGCATATGCGTGACACAACAAGGCAGGTGCGGGCCGCGATGCGCAGCCCCTTTCAGACGGTCAGCGAAGCCATCGAAGACTATGTCCGGCTCGCGAGCCAGGCAGGTACCGATGCGCCCTATATCCGGCGGCACGTATTTGCATTGCGCGAAGCGATCGCCGACAGCGAAGTCTATAGTCACTACATTGTCGAGATTCTTGAGCCTGCAGCTGAAGCCATGTCCGAGAGACTCGTTGCATCAAGCAACGGAGCCATGACGCCGGAAGCCGCGCATCAGGCCGGGACGCACATTGTGTTCAACTCGATGTTTCTCGCCATGCAGAAAGCGATGGATCCGTCGGACATTGATGCCAAGGAATTCAGAGCGAAGCTTGAACGCTTTGGTCGCTGGATGGCTGCCGGCCTTGAAGCCGAAATCAAGGTTGCCGCTGCCTGAGCGGTGCGCACAAAAAAGGCCGCAACATTGCTGCTGCGGCCTTCCCTATTTCGTCTAGCCGAATAGCCTAGCTGGTCGTGACCGGCGTCAGCAGGACTTCAACGCGGCGGTTCGCTGCGCGACCTGCCTGCGTGTCGTTGCTGGCGATCGGCTGCGTCTCACCGCGGCCATAGGCAGAGATGCGAACCGCATCGACACCGCGGCTCACGAAGTAGTTGGCAACCGTGTTGGCGCGCTGCTCGGACAGACGCATATTGTAATCGTCCGGGCCGTCAGCACTGGCGTGGCCGACAACGTCAACGCGGGTGGATGGGTATTCCTGAAGCACACCAGCGATTTCGTTCAGCGGGCCATAGGCGCTCGACTGAAGCTCTGCGCTATTGACGGCAAAGTTCACGCTGGAGTTCGATGGCATGGTAAGAGCGATCTGGTCGCCCTGACGCTCAACCTGGATCTGGGAGTTCGCGGTGCGCTCACGGAGGGCGCGTTCCTGACGGTCCATATACGTGCCGACAGCGCCGCCCGCGAGAGCGCCAACTGCTGCGCCAATGGCTGCGTTACGGCCGTCATCGCCGCCCGCGAGCGTACCGAGGGCTGCACCTGCAAGTGCGCCACCACCAGCACCATAAGCCTGGTTCTGAGACAGGCCGGTGCCTTCGCATGCGGTGAGAACGAATGCAGCTGCGGCTGCGCCAATCATCATCTTATTCATATGATATCTCCTCATAAAGCTTTGCCCCCTACCCTTTTGGAGGAGGTGTTTGATCGGAAACGTTCACTTTCTGACTTCGTTCCAATACGCTTTGACGACATTAGCGTTTCAGGATGAATACAGGGCAACATGTGCGGACGATTTTTTAGACACGGCGTTACTTGGTCCGACTTTCATGCCTGGCTGAACCTTATTCCGCCAGATGAGGTCGACCCGCCTGAAGCCACCTACAATGCGGCACCGGGCTCATACCAACCCATCCTGCGCAAGGCACATGGGGGACACGTCGAACTTGCGCCCGCGCTATGGGGACTGGTCCCCTCCTGGTGGAAAAAACCGCTGAAGGAGAAAACCTTCACTACTTTCAATGCCAAGTCCGAAACGGTGGCGGAGAAGCCAGTCTTTCGCGGCGCCTACCGCCATCATCGCTGCCTGATCCCCGTCAGCGGCTACTATGAGTGGACCGGACGGAAGGGCGCGAAAACGCCCTTCGCGATCGGGCTTCAGAACCGGCGGCATTTCTGTCTCGCCGGCCTTTACGATGTGGCGCTCATTGAAGGGTCAGAGCTGCATAGCTTCACCGTCCTGACGACTGAAGCGAATGAGGCGACATCAGGCGTGCACCACCGTATGCCTGTCATCCTGCACCAATCGGACTTCGCGCGCTGGCTGGACGTCAGTGAGAAGGTGGATGACCTGATGGTGCCCTTCCCATCGGAAGACATGACTGTCTGGCCGGTGCACCCGGATGTCGGGAATGTGCGCAACAATCATCCGGATTTGCTCTTGGAACGATGAGCCGCTAGAACCGTCAGTGTGACAGTTTATTAAAGCTTTTCGGACACTAGTGTAACGATGCGCACCATTTATTTTATCTTCGTCAGCCTGCTCACCATCGCTGCTATTGCAGCCTGAGTTGAGCGCCTGATCGGACTAAGCGGAAACCTCGCTCAGTCCTCATCGATCTCGAACGATTTGTAAGCTTCGGCGACCAGCGAAGCGATCTCTTCGCATGCCCGGCGGGCGGCGGGAACGACGCCTGTAAAGGCGGTGAAGCCGTGGGCGAGGCTGTCATAGCATTTATAGCTGGCTTTCACCCCGGCCTTGCGGAGAAGCTGGGCGTACGCTGCACCGTCGTCGACGAGTGGGTCGAAGCCGGCTGTTGCGATGATCGCTTGTGGCAGCTTCTCGAGGTAGGCCTCACGGGCAGGTGACAGGCGCACATCGGCGCGGTCCTGTCCCTCAGGAATATACTGCTCCATGAACCAGCGCATTGTGTCGGCATTCAGCGGATAAGTCTCGCCATAGGTCTGATAGGATGGAAACTCGCGGTCGATATCGGTCGCGGGATAGATCAGAAGCTGCAGTAGCGGCACGGGCTTGCGCTCACGCACCATTTCCTGCGCGACGACCGCGGAGAAATTTCCGCCCATACTATCGCCGCCAATCGTTGCGACACCCGCAG
This genomic interval from Thalassovita mediterranea contains the following:
- a CDS encoding enoyl-CoA hydratase/isomerase family protein; the encoded protein is MELETFKFDIDGDGIAHAAFDVPGRSMNTLTGQAVQDIIAIAKEVASNDKIKGLVLSSGKPSGFCAGADLGEMGNRAGAADSSSKSEDEKLKERFNQGFALNKTLRELETCGKPVACALNGLALGGGLEVALACHYRVAANDNPKQQFGLPEAKIGLLPGAGGTQRLPRLVGVQAALPLILQGESFDAEKGKAMGVIQELAPGAEVVEKAKAWVKANPTAKAPWDEKGFKVPGGVPHKSPGAGQVMTMANAMLHAKTYGNFPAQKNILSCVYEGIQVPIDAGLRIETRYFINTQSRPEAKAMIRSLFLSTQALSKGGNRPEGYPKTEFKKIAVIGAGLMGAGVAYVQAKAGIPTVLVDVSKENAEKGKDYSRRLVEKDVSRGKSTKEKGDKLLDLITTTDNYDDVKGADLVIEAVFENQELKAKITEQAEAVLGEDAVFGSNTSTLPITGLAKASKRPENFIGIHFFSPVERMGLVEIISGEKTSEATLAKAVDYVLAIRKTPIAVNDSRGFYTSRCFGTYTREGMEMLAEGIKPAIIENVGRQSGMPMGPLEVSDSVGLDTALKVTRATAEAMGVDIQKDDRTQFLAWLVEDSGRVGRKAGKGFYDYNEKGKPERLWPDLNTRIDVKVDECPPELKKHYINRLLIRQAIEVARCFEEGVITDARDADIGSILAWGFAPYTGGCCSYVDLVWGIKAFVEEATKMEEKYGERFKVPELLKDMAAKGESFYDRFPPGGVKAKVAA
- a CDS encoding OmpA family protein, which translates into the protein MNKMMIGAAAAAFVLTACEGTGLSQNQAYGAGGGALAGAALGTLAGGDDGRNAAIGAAVGALAGGAVGTYMDRQERALRERTANSQIQVERQGDQIALTMPSNSSVNFAVNSAELQSSAYGPLNEIAGVLQEYPSTRVDVVGHASADGPDDYNMRLSEQRANTVANYFVSRGVDAVRISAYGRGETQPIASNDTQAGRAANRRVEVLLTPVTTS
- a CDS encoding SOS response-associated peptidase, translating into MCGRFFRHGVTWSDFHAWLNLIPPDEVDPPEATYNAAPGSYQPILRKAHGGHVELAPALWGLVPSWWKKPLKEKTFTTFNAKSETVAEKPVFRGAYRHHRCLIPVSGYYEWTGRKGAKTPFAIGLQNRRHFCLAGLYDVALIEGSELHSFTVLTTEANEATSGVHHRMPVILHQSDFARWLDVSEKVDDLMVPFPSEDMTVWPVHPDVGNVRNNHPDLLLER